One part of the Gossypium raimondii isolate GPD5lz chromosome 1, ASM2569854v1, whole genome shotgun sequence genome encodes these proteins:
- the LOC105786800 gene encoding LOW QUALITY PROTEIN: vacuolar-sorting receptor 3 (The sequence of the model RefSeq protein was modified relative to this genomic sequence to represent the inferred CDS: inserted 1 base in 1 codon) → MKIKSKTRLLFALKVWNVRQADASAVLVADDIEEALITMDNPEEDSSSAKYIENITFPSALIEKTFGETXNPDDRDEYELWTNSNDECGVKCDMLMAFVKDFKGAAQILEKAGYTQFTPHYITWYCPQAFTLSRQCKSQCINRGRYCAPDPEQGFSSGYEGKDVVIETLRQLCVFKAANETNRPWVWWDYVADFQIRRPIKEKKYNKECADGIIKSLGLDAKKIGKCMGDPDADTENPVLKEEQDAQAGKGSRGDVTILPALVVNNRQYRGKLAKGAVLKAICNGFKETTEPAVCLSGDVETNECLENNGGCWQDKAANLTACRDTFRGRVCECLLVDGVQFKGDGYSHYEGQFGMTIKVYIKPTSNNAKQSSTNQIKYIHNGGEIMGVDVLFAVVNPC, encoded by the exons atgaaaatcaaatcGAAGACAAG ATTGCTCTTTGCTTTAAAGGTTTGGAATGTACGGCAAGCAGATGCTTCTGCAGTGCTTGTTGCGGATGATATTGAAGAAGCATTAATAACCATGGACAATCCTGAAGAGGACAGTTCATCTGCCAAATACATTGAAAATATAACATTTCCATCTGCCCTTATCGAGAAAACTTTTGGTGAAA CTAACCCTGATGATCGTGACGAGTACGAGTTATGGACCAACAGCAATGATGAATGCGGAGTTAAATGTGATATGCTGATGGCATTTGTGAAGGATTTCAAGGGTGCTGCTCAGATTCTCGAAAAAGCTGGCTATACGCAGTTCACACCCCATTATATAACTTGGTACTGCCCTCAAGCTTTCACCCTAAGCCGACAGTGCAAATCTCAATGCATCAACCGCGGAAGATACTGTGCACCGGATCCTGAACAAGGTTTTAGCTCAGGTTATGAAGGGAAAGATGTAGTTATTGAGACCTTAAGGCAGCTTTGCGTTTTCAAAGCGGCAAATGAGACCAATAGGCCTTGGGTGTGGTGGGACTATGTGGCTGATTTTCAAATAAGACGGCCCATAAAGGAGAAAAAATATAACAAGGAATGTGCAGATGGTATTATCAAATCTCTTG GGCTTGATGCTAAAAAGATTGGAAAGTGTATGGGAGATCCAGATGCTGATACGGAGAATCCTGTTCTGAAAGAAGAACAAGATGCTCAA GCGGGGAAAGGATCTAGAGGAGATGTTACCATATTGCCTGCACTTGTTGTCAACAATCGCCAATATCGAG GAAAGCTGGCCAAGGGTGCTGTTTTGAAGGCCATATGTAACGGCTTCAAGGAGACTACGGAACCAGCTGTTTGTTTGAGTGGTG ATGTGGAGACGAATGAATGCTTGGAAAATAATGGTGGTTGTTGGCAAGATAAAGCAGCAAATCTCACAGCCTGCAGG GATACATTTCGAGGAAGAGTTTGTGAATGTCTCTTGGTTGATGGCGTGCAATTCAAAGGAGATGGATACAGTCACTATGAAG GGCAGTTTGGCATGACAATCAAAGTCTATATAAAACCTACATCAAACAATGCAAAGCAATCGTcaacaaatcaaatcaaatatatacataatggGGGAGAAATCATGGGTGTTGATGTTCTGTTTGCTGTTGTTAATCCTTGTTAG